Below is a window of Alphaproteobacteria bacterium DNA.
GCGCGCCTTGAACGAGCCGGGTTCGGAACGCCTTTTCGCGAAAGCGCGCGAACTGGGTTGGTTCGTGCAAGTCCATTGCGAGCGCGAGGAATTCGCGCAAGTCGCACCGTTGTTGCGCGCGCGCAAGACGCGCGTGATGATCGACCATCATGGACGTCCCGACGCGGGGTTTGGCGTCGACCAGCCCGGCTTTCAAGCCATCCTCGAATTCGGGCGCGAAACCGATGCGGTCTGCAAACTCTCCGGCCCCTTCCGTACGTCGAAAGCCGGCGCCCCGTACCGCGACGTCGATCCTTTCGCCGAAGCCATCGTCGATGCGTTCACGCTCGATCGTTGCGTCTGGGGCTCCGACTGGCCATTCGTATGCGTCGACCAGCGCATCGATTATGGCCCGCAATTCGCCGCACTGAAGCGCTGGTTGCCCGATGCGAAGGATCGCGAGAAGGTGTTGTGGTCGACCCCTTCGCGCCTGTTCGGTTTCGCGTAAGCATGTATCCGCCGCCCAAAGACATCGAAACGCGCGTTTGCTCGCGGCTGCCCGACGCGTTCCGCGAACCGCGCGAACTCAGCGAATGGGAGAAGTTCGAACTATCGGGCCTTTCAACGCATTCCTTTCTCGAAGGCCCGTCTTTCGACCGCGACGGTCGTCTGTACTGCGTCGATATCGCGGGCGGGCGTATCTTCCGCGTCTCGCAAGGCGGCGAATGGGAACTGTTCAAGCGCTACGACGGCGAGCCGACGGGGCTGAAGATCCACGCCGACGGCCGGATTTTCGTGGCCGACAACAAGCGCGGCATCCTCGAGATCGACCCGATCAGCGGCACGATCACGCCCTTCATCCAACGCGTGAACCTGGAACCGCTGCGCGGCTGCAACGATCTCGTCTTCGCCGACAACGGCGATCTCTATTTCACCGTGCCCGGCCAAAGCAGCCTGACCGACCCGACCGGCCGGGTCTATCGCGCCACGCCCAGCGGCGAGACGTCGCTGCTGCTCGGCAACGTACCCTACCCCAACGGGCTGGTGCTCGACGCGGCGCAAGCCTCGCTCTATATCGCGGCGATGTACGCGAACCAGATCTGGCGCGTACCGCTCGGCGGGGCCACCTCGCCCGCGATGGGCGTGGGCGTTTTCGTTCAACTCTCGGGCGGCTTGGGGCCCGACGGTCTGGCGCTCGACATGGACGGCAATCTCGTGGTCGCGCAAGCGCGCCACGGTGCCGTCTGGGTATTCAGCGATCTGGGCGAGCCGCTCTATCGCGTACGGTCTTGCGCGGGACGTTCCGTCACCAACCTCGCCTTCGGCGGCGCTGATAATTGCACGCTATTCATCACCGAAGCTGCGACGGGCAGCATTCTGTGCGCGGATATGCCGATCGCCGGCCGTCCGATGTTTTCGCACCGCGCCAGATGAGTCTTGCCGCGTGGCGCGCGGCGGGATTGCTGATTTTATTGGAGGTCCGGATGGTGGGCGCTACAGGGATTGAACCTGTGACCCCTACCATGTCAACGTACGCGGACATCTTTTAAATTCAATCCGTTAGGGACAGGGTTTCCCGCAGATCGAGCATTGGCTTGCGGGAAATCATGGGCTGTTGGGAAGGCATCTGACACATTGAGCCGTAAAAAAGGGCGGGTCGTGCGACCCGCCCTTTCCTTTTCGAATCGGTGAACCCGCGCTTACTTGAGACGGCCGGTCTTCTTGTAGAATTCCCGCTCCTTCTCGGCGGCGGCGTTGAGGGCCGCAGCTGGATCGGCGGCATCGCGCAAGGCGGGGTCGAAATCGACGCCCATCTTGCCGTACTCCGCGATCAATCCCGCATCCTTCATCGCCGTGCGCACAAGGGCGGAAAGATACGCCTTACGCTCCGGCGCCACCTTCTTCGGCACGACCACGAAACGGATCAGCGTCCATTCGTAGTCCGTGCCCTTCAGTTCCTCGTTGAAGGTCGGCAGGTTCGGCAGATGCGCGACACGCTTATTCGACGCGATCCCGACAAGGCGAACCTTACCCGAGTCGATATGGGCGCGTAGCTCGGCGAAGAACGCGGGCGCGATATCGACGTTATTGCCGATCAGCGCGGTCGTACCCTGGCCGCCGCTCTGGAACGGCACTTTCAGGAACTTCGCACCCGTATTGGTTTCGACCTGCTCGATCAAATAATCCCACATCGAACCCGGCACCGTCGCCACGCGGATCGTGTTGGGCTTGTCCTTGCCGGCTTGCGCGATCTGCGCCAGCGACATCGACTTCAGCGGGCCGTCGGTCGTGACCGCCCAGATCATCGGGTCGCTGTTGAGATAGCCGATCGGCTCGAGATCGGTGTAGCTCCAGCGGCCTTCCGCGCGCAGCATCGCGTCGCCCCAGACGAGATTGACCAGCATGCCCATCGCCGTGCCGTCGGTGGGCGCTTGGGTCGCGAGCCACGCGTGGCCGACCATCCCCGCCCCGCCGGTTCGGTTGTTGACGACGATTTTCTCGTTGGAGATCTGCTCCATCGTGCGCGCCAACAGACGTGCGGTGAGGTCGGCGCCGCCGCCAGCCGGATAGACGACCGTCATCTCCAGCGTTTGGTTCGGGAAGCCGGCGGGCTTGAGCTTCGCCAGCTCCGCCTTCGTGTCCTGCGCGACAGCTGGAGCCGCAGCGATCAAGCCCGCAGCCGCGGCCGCGATGAAGGCGTTAAGAACTCGTCTTTTCAGCATTGTGGATTTCCTCCGTTAGCTCATTTTTACGTCGTTTCACAAAGATCAGCGCGATGAGCACGGCGCAGATCCCGAACAGGACAGCGGCTATGGGCCGCTGGGCGAAGATCATCATTCCGTCGGCGGACATCGTCAGCGACTGGCGCAGCGACTGTTCCATCAGCGGCGCCAGGATGAAGGCGATGATGAAAGGTGCGAAATCGTATTCGAGCTTGCGAAGGAACCAACCGATCACGCCAAAGCCGAGCATCACCCAAAGATCGAACACGTTCTTGTTGGCCGAATACGTGCCGACGATGCTGAGCAGCAGCACAACCGGGAACAAGTAGCTGTAAGGAATACGCAGCAGCTGCACCCACATGCCGACCAGCGGCAGGTTGAGGATCAACAGCAGCACGTTGCCGATATACATACTGGCGACGACACCCCAAAACAAATCCGAGTGCTGGGTGATGAACAGCGGCCCCGGCTGAATACCCTGGATCACCAACGCCCCCAGCAACAGCGCCGTCACCGGCGTGCCGGGAATGCCCAACGACAGGACGGGCACCATGCTGCCGCCGACCGCGCCGTTATTCGCCGATTCCGGTCCCGCGACGCCTTCGATCGCACCCTTGCCAAAAGCGTCCGGCGTCTTAGAAATGCGCTGTTCCATCGCGTAAGACATGAAAGACGCGGTGATCGGTCCGCCGCCCGGCACGAGACCGAGCAGAAAGCCGAGCCCGCTGCCGCGCAGGATCGGTGCGAACGATCGGCGCAAATCGTCACGCGTCGGAAAGATCTTCGTGACCTTCGTTGTGATCAGCGTCGATTTGATCTTTTGTTCGACATTCGACAGAATCTCGGTCACGCCATAGAGGCCGATGACCAGCGCCAGAATGTCGATACCGCCGGTTAGATTGATTGTGCCGAACGTATAGCGCTCCTTCCCGTTCACGACGTCGATGCCGACGGTCGCGACCAGAAACCCGGCCGCGACCATGACGAGGCCTTTAAGGCGCGAGCCCGAGATCATGAACACGGTGCAGACGAGCCCCAGCACCATCAGCGCGAAATTCTCGGGCGGGCCGAAGCGCAGCGCGAAACCGCCCAGCGCGGGCGCGAAGAATGTCAGAGCGATGACCGACAACGTGCCTGCGACGAAGGATCCGATCGCCGAAATGCCGAGGGCCGCGCCCGCACGGCCTTGGCGCGCCATCTGATAGCCGTCGCGGCAAGTGACGACCGATGCCGCTTCGCCCGGCATGTTCAACAGAATCGATGTGGTCGATCCGCCATACATGGCGCCGTAGAAGATTGCCGCGAGCATCAGCACACCGGCGACCGGCGTCATCGTGAAAGTTACGGGCAGCAGCAACGCCAGCGCTGCTAAGGGGCCGATGCCGGGCAACACGCCGATCAGCGTGCCGATCACACTGCCGATTAGACAGAAGAATAGATTCTGCGGCTGCAGGACGACCTGGAAACCTTGGGCGAGGCCGGCGATCGCATCCATGTCAGAACCCCCAAGGCCCGCGGGGCAGCTGCATTTCCAGCAGATGGCCGAAGACGACGATGACGCCCAAAACGGACGCGAGCGACATGACGATCGACTGACGCCAGCCGACGCGTTCGACAAAGCGCATCAGGATGATCATCGTGACGAACGACGCGACGCTGAAGCCGATATAAGGCAGGAGCAGAATTAGCACGGCCATACCGCCGACCACGCCGCCCACCCGCCAGAAGCCGGTGCGCGACGGCCATTCGATGTTTGCCACCGCATGACCGCGCGCGAACATCAGGGCAAGCCCGCCCAATCCAACCATGGCGCCGGCAATAAACGGGAACAGGCCGCTGTCCGGCCCGTAAGGGCCGGCCAGTTTCATCTGCAGCGCCATGGCGGCCGCGCCGAAGCCCAGCGCGATCCAAAAGACATTGACGAAACGTTCGATCATGCGCCCCCCAGCGACGGACGCTTGCCGTCCAACGCGTCGCGCAAAATCGCCGCGACGGCATCGTAAGTGA
It encodes the following:
- a CDS encoding amidohydrolase family protein, which encodes MNRIVDSHAHVFCGPDLPLSDKRLYTPEPCQAGRVEDFAAVLDAHGVTHALIVGAQPYHTDNRCLLRAIETGRGRFKGIALVDGDTPMRELETLKAAGIVGFRINVSWDGQRALNEPGSERLFAKARELGWFVQVHCEREEFAQVAPLLRARKTRVMIDHHGRPDAGFGVDQPGFQAILEFGRETDAVCKLSGPFRTSKAGAPYRDVDPFAEAIVDAFTLDRCVWGSDWPFVCVDQRIDYGPQFAALKRWLPDAKDREKVLWSTPSRLFGFA
- a CDS encoding SMP-30/gluconolactonase/LRE family protein, with protein sequence MYPPPKDIETRVCSRLPDAFREPRELSEWEKFELSGLSTHSFLEGPSFDRDGRLYCVDIAGGRIFRVSQGGEWELFKRYDGEPTGLKIHADGRIFVADNKRGILEIDPISGTITPFIQRVNLEPLRGCNDLVFADNGDLYFTVPGQSSLTDPTGRVYRATPSGETSLLLGNVPYPNGLVLDAAQASLYIAAMYANQIWRVPLGGATSPAMGVGVFVQLSGGLGPDGLALDMDGNLVVAQARHGAVWVFSDLGEPLYRVRSCAGRSVTNLAFGGADNCTLFITEAATGSILCADMPIAGRPMFSHRAR
- a CDS encoding tripartite tricarboxylate transporter substrate binding protein, which encodes MLKRRVLNAFIAAAAAGLIAAAPAVAQDTKAELAKLKPAGFPNQTLEMTVVYPAGGGADLTARLLARTMEQISNEKIVVNNRTGGAGMVGHAWLATQAPTDGTAMGMLVNLVWGDAMLRAEGRWSYTDLEPIGYLNSDPMIWAVTTDGPLKSMSLAQIAQAGKDKPNTIRVATVPGSMWDYLIEQVETNTGAKFLKVPFQSGGQGTTALIGNNVDIAPAFFAELRAHIDSGKVRLVGIASNKRVAHLPNLPTFNEELKGTDYEWTLIRFVVVPKKVAPERKAYLSALVRTAMKDAGLIAEYGKMGVDFDPALRDAADPAAALNAAAEKEREFYKKTGRLK
- a CDS encoding tripartite tricarboxylate transporter permease, translated to MDAIAGLAQGFQVVLQPQNLFFCLIGSVIGTLIGVLPGIGPLAALALLLPVTFTMTPVAGVLMLAAIFYGAMYGGSTTSILLNMPGEAASVVTCRDGYQMARQGRAGAALGISAIGSFVAGTLSVIALTFFAPALGGFALRFGPPENFALMVLGLVCTVFMISGSRLKGLVMVAAGFLVATVGIDVVNGKERYTFGTINLTGGIDILALVIGLYGVTEILSNVEQKIKSTLITTKVTKIFPTRDDLRRSFAPILRGSGLGFLLGLVPGGGPITASFMSYAMEQRISKTPDAFGKGAIEGVAGPESANNGAVGGSMVPVLSLGIPGTPVTALLLGALVIQGIQPGPLFITQHSDLFWGVVASMYIGNVLLLILNLPLVGMWVQLLRIPYSYLFPVVLLLSIVGTYSANKNVFDLWVMLGFGVIGWFLRKLEYDFAPFIIAFILAPLMEQSLRQSLTMSADGMMIFAQRPIAAVLFGICAVLIALIFVKRRKNELTEEIHNAEKTSS
- a CDS encoding tripartite tricarboxylate transporter TctB family protein, whose amino-acid sequence is MIERFVNVFWIALGFGAAAMALQMKLAGPYGPDSGLFPFIAGAMVGLGGLALMFARGHAVANIEWPSRTGFWRVGGVVGGMAVLILLLPYIGFSVASFVTMIILMRFVERVGWRQSIVMSLASVLGVIVVFGHLLEMQLPRGPWGF